The following are from one region of the Candidatus Methylomirabilota bacterium genome:
- the sufC gene encoding Fe-S cluster assembly ATPase SufC: protein MLSIRNLHAGVEGHEILRGIDLEVKAGEVHAVMGPNGSGKSTLAQVLAGHPAYAVTAGEVRYDGQNLLELSPEDRARAGVFLAFQYPVEIPGVSTAQFLKAAVNEIRTRQGQEELDAIEFLALLREKLALVEMDQSFISRAVNEGFSGGEKKRNEILQLAVLKPKLAILDETDSGLDIDALRIVAHGVDALRTPDNAMILVTHYQRLLNYITPDYVHVLFNGRIVKSGGKELALALEAKGYDWIRDEVGVVEPLGAA from the coding sequence ATGCTGAGCATCCGGAACCTGCACGCCGGCGTTGAGGGCCATGAGATCCTCCGAGGGATCGACCTCGAGGTGAAGGCCGGCGAGGTCCACGCCGTGATGGGCCCGAACGGGTCGGGGAAGAGCACGTTGGCCCAGGTATTGGCGGGGCACCCGGCGTACGCCGTCACCGCCGGCGAGGTGCGCTACGACGGCCAGAACCTGCTCGAGCTGTCGCCCGAGGACCGCGCCCGCGCCGGGGTGTTTCTGGCGTTCCAGTACCCGGTCGAGATCCCCGGCGTGAGCACCGCGCAGTTCCTGAAGGCCGCGGTGAACGAGATCCGGACGCGCCAGGGTCAGGAGGAGCTCGACGCGATCGAGTTCCTCGCGCTCCTGCGAGAGAAGCTCGCGCTCGTGGAGATGGACCAGAGCTTCATCAGTCGCGCCGTGAACGAGGGCTTCTCGGGCGGTGAGAAGAAGCGAAACGAAATCCTCCAGCTGGCCGTGCTCAAGCCCAAGCTCGCCATTCTGGACGAGACCGACTCCGGCCTCGACATCGACGCGCTCAGGATCGTCGCGCACGGCGTCGACGCGCTCCGGACGCCCGACAACGCCATGATTCTCGTCACCCACTACCAGCGGCTCCTCAACTACATCACGCCGGACTACGTGCACGTGCTGTTCAATGGCCGCATCGTCAAGTCGGGCGGCAAGGAGCTGGCCCTCGCGCTCGAAGCCAAGGGCTACGACTGGATCAGGGACGAGGTCGGCGTCGTCGAGCCGCTCGGCGCCGCCTGA
- a CDS encoding Fe-S cluster assembly protein SufD encodes MTEVATVKDTYLAAFEAFERGGAGGSPGWLLRLRHEAIARFAEQGFPTVRLEDWKYTSVAPIAATAFRLADGAFDSLPAEAIEALVVREPVAHRLVFVNGRYSAKLSSLAPLPAGARVASLAEALITDAAVLERHLARYAGSDGIGYGFTALNTAFAQDGAFVHLPP; translated from the coding sequence ATGACTGAGGTCGCGACAGTGAAGGACACGTATCTGGCCGCCTTCGAGGCATTCGAGCGCGGGGGCGCGGGTGGGAGCCCGGGCTGGCTGCTTCGGCTCCGGCACGAGGCGATCGCCCGCTTTGCCGAGCAGGGCTTCCCCACGGTGCGGCTCGAGGACTGGAAGTACACGAGCGTCGCGCCGATCGCCGCGACGGCCTTCCGGTTGGCCGATGGGGCGTTCGACAGCCTGCCCGCGGAGGCGATCGAGGCCCTCGTCGTGCGCGAGCCAGTGGCTCACCGGCTCGTCTTCGTCAACGGGCGCTACTCCGCCAAGCTCTCCTCGCTGGCCCCTCTGCCCGCCGGTGCGCGGGTGGCGAGCCTCGCGGAAGCGCTCATCACCGACGCAGCGGTGCTCGAGCGGCATCTCGCCCGCTACGCGGGGTCTGACGGCATCGGCTACGGGTTCACCGCCCTGAACACCGCCTTCGCCCAGGACGGCGCCTTCGTGCACCTCCCGCCGG